In Thermococcus camini, a genomic segment contains:
- a CDS encoding DUF257 family protein, giving the protein MEQLEELFRVINTVQPGESVLVKYHPSYAPEFLVLLLMEYGRKRNVPIIIDDNFDSLHVLQEHLRFWGIEEDFSDALVVKSGGRINVGNVIANVEFSSEPLVYIKKYEETMKKALAEINDSINIALGLERLFAFIHSPREYYLFITELQKMLGNTKRKAVYLMNTEVASTLELNPLPELEYIASTVVEITPTPVSAKITFLKTPVRELLEREYEVSLEVMLDAFHGKGL; this is encoded by the coding sequence ATGGAGCAACTCGAGGAGCTTTTCAGGGTAATAAACACGGTGCAGCCGGGGGAGAGCGTTCTTGTAAAGTACCATCCATCCTACGCACCCGAGTTCCTCGTCCTTTTGCTGATGGAGTACGGGAGGAAGAGGAACGTTCCGATAATCATAGACGATAATTTTGATTCCCTTCATGTTCTTCAGGAGCACCTCAGGTTCTGGGGAATCGAGGAGGATTTCAGCGATGCACTCGTCGTGAAATCGGGCGGCAGGATAAACGTTGGAAACGTCATAGCCAACGTGGAGTTCAGCTCGGAGCCGCTTGTTTACATAAAAAAGTATGAAGAGACCATGAAAAAAGCACTCGCGGAAATTAACGACTCCATAAACATTGCCCTCGGCCTGGAAAGGCTCTTCGCCTTCATCCACAGCCCCAGGGAGTACTATCTGTTCATAACTGAACTTCAGAAGATGCTTGGAAACACGAAGAGAAAGGCTGTGTACCTGATGAACACTGAGGTGGCCTCAACCCTAGAGCTCAACCCCCTGCCGGAGCTGGAGTACATCGCGAGCACGGTGGTGGAGATAACCCCCACCCCGGTCAGCGCAAAGATAACCTTCCTGAAAACACCGGTAAGGGAACTCCTGGAGAGGGAGTACGAGGTGAGCCTGGAGGTGATGCTTGATGCTTTCCACGGAAAGGGTTTATGA
- a CDS encoding NAD(P)-binding protein, with protein MVKIIVNGKEIDAPEGKPLIDFLREIGEHVPGFCYTSELDPYGSCRLCLVSTPRGVTASCTLKPMEGLKIETLTGEVVSMRKTALELILSDHYGDCIGPCQDGCPAHSDVQGYLALIAMGRYHEAVKLMKEKYILPAVLGRVCPAFCEDACRRNLVEEPLAIRQLKRYAADYDLEHGPWMPEIPPSTGKRIAVVGGGPAGLACAYYLRTMGHEVTIIEAMPQLGGMMRYGIPPYRLPRDVLDKDIATVINTGIEVKTNTALGRDVTLDELREKYDAVFLGVGAWRSRKMEIPGEELEGVMHGIEFLRKVNTGEKVKLGERVIVVGGGNTAMDVARTALRLGAKVTVVYRRSKAEMPANEREVEEAIEEGVEFLFLTNPVKILGKDNVEEVELVRMRLGEPDSSGRRRPIPIEGSEFRVKADNVILAIGQYCDEEFLKALGIEARCGKAVVDEVTLQTSVPGVFAGGDLVLGPSTVIESIATGRRAAIMIDLYLKGKLEKAKAVLTEPEKHIEEVLSDDDLYRVLFDFRLYNHWKKVTEKDYEGVERKPRAKVELRDPEKRKRTFDEVEPALTEEQVLEEARRCMSCGCMEVFRCKLREYATLYNAQQHAFEGEQKGFELDESHPFVTLDNNKCVLCGQCVNFTHEIAGEGVLDYLFRGFKTRISPPLGESLGDMHGQFIGEMIDLCPVGAITEKLPFVKPGPWKTTPVKTVCNGCSFACEMNVEVYDGMLVRASRVENSWNKHICDVCRFNRPWAEDLTGPLLNGKPVSWEEAKKFLTERSYALILTPELTNEEIARLRAFAEEKGIPLGSTVGGSISSATLEDVRNARRVLLKADPEKFPLLKLLLKGKELVEEDHDVVILEGSAEPLDVPTLILYEGVNAAGLIKAGITGIPESEAYVVVGRPAKELPGDVLVIPAGVWAEKSGTVTNAFGMELKMEKVREGYSPVELFL; from the coding sequence ATGGTTAAGATCATAGTCAACGGGAAAGAGATTGATGCCCCGGAAGGAAAGCCTCTCATAGACTTTCTCCGTGAAATCGGGGAGCACGTTCCCGGCTTCTGCTACACGAGCGAGCTCGACCCCTACGGCTCCTGCCGCTTATGTCTCGTCTCCACGCCGAGAGGAGTGACAGCATCGTGCACGCTCAAGCCAATGGAAGGGCTGAAGATAGAGACCCTGACCGGCGAAGTTGTTTCAATGAGAAAGACCGCGCTTGAGCTCATCCTCTCGGACCACTACGGCGACTGTATCGGCCCCTGTCAGGACGGCTGTCCGGCCCACAGCGACGTTCAGGGCTACCTCGCACTCATAGCGATGGGCAGGTACCACGAGGCGGTCAAGCTGATGAAGGAGAAGTACATCCTGCCGGCTGTGCTCGGAAGGGTCTGCCCGGCCTTCTGTGAGGACGCCTGTCGGAGAAACCTCGTGGAGGAGCCCCTCGCGATAAGGCAGCTCAAGAGATACGCAGCAGATTACGACCTTGAGCACGGCCCGTGGATGCCGGAGATTCCACCCTCAACCGGAAAGAGAATAGCCGTCGTCGGCGGTGGGCCAGCAGGATTGGCGTGCGCCTACTACCTCAGGACGATGGGTCACGAGGTCACGATAATCGAGGCGATGCCCCAGCTCGGCGGAATGATGCGCTACGGAATCCCGCCCTACAGGCTGCCGAGAGACGTTCTGGACAAGGACATAGCGACGGTCATAAACACGGGAATAGAGGTGAAGACCAACACCGCCCTCGGAAGGGACGTCACCCTCGACGAGCTCCGCGAGAAATACGATGCCGTCTTCCTCGGTGTCGGCGCCTGGAGAAGCAGAAAGATGGAAATTCCGGGCGAGGAGCTTGAAGGCGTCATGCACGGCATAGAGTTCCTCAGGAAGGTCAACACCGGCGAAAAGGTCAAGCTAGGCGAGCGCGTCATAGTCGTCGGCGGCGGAAACACCGCGATGGACGTTGCAAGGACTGCCTTGAGGCTTGGAGCCAAGGTTACCGTCGTTTACCGCCGCTCGAAGGCTGAGATGCCCGCCAACGAGAGGGAAGTTGAAGAGGCAATCGAGGAAGGCGTCGAGTTCCTTTTCCTCACGAACCCTGTGAAAATCCTTGGAAAAGATAATGTCGAGGAGGTAGAGCTGGTCAGGATGCGCCTCGGCGAGCCAGATTCAAGCGGAAGGCGGAGGCCGATACCGATAGAGGGTTCGGAGTTTAGGGTTAAAGCCGACAACGTTATCCTCGCGATAGGCCAGTACTGCGACGAGGAGTTCTTAAAGGCCCTCGGTATCGAGGCAAGGTGCGGAAAGGCGGTCGTTGATGAGGTGACGCTCCAGACGAGCGTTCCAGGCGTATTCGCTGGCGGCGACCTCGTCCTCGGGCCATCAACGGTCATCGAGAGCATAGCCACCGGAAGAAGGGCCGCGATAATGATAGACCTGTACCTCAAGGGCAAGCTGGAGAAGGCTAAAGCCGTTCTCACCGAGCCCGAAAAGCACATCGAGGAAGTTCTAAGCGATGATGACCTTTACAGGGTTCTCTTCGACTTCAGGCTCTACAACCACTGGAAGAAAGTCACCGAGAAGGACTACGAGGGCGTTGAAAGAAAGCCGAGGGCGAAGGTGGAGCTCCGCGACCCGGAAAAGAGGAAGAGAACCTTTGATGAGGTTGAGCCGGCCCTAACCGAGGAGCAGGTTCTTGAAGAAGCGAGGCGCTGTATGAGCTGCGGCTGTATGGAGGTCTTCCGGTGCAAGCTGAGGGAGTACGCGACGCTCTACAACGCTCAACAGCACGCCTTTGAGGGAGAGCAAAAGGGGTTCGAGCTCGACGAGAGCCACCCGTTCGTTACCCTCGACAACAACAAGTGCGTCCTCTGCGGCCAGTGCGTCAACTTCACCCACGAGATAGCCGGAGAGGGCGTCCTCGACTACCTGTTCCGCGGGTTTAAGACGAGAATCTCACCGCCGCTCGGGGAGAGCCTCGGAGACATGCATGGTCAGTTTATAGGCGAGATGATAGACCTCTGTCCCGTTGGGGCGATAACCGAGAAGCTTCCGTTCGTCAAGCCCGGGCCCTGGAAGACAACTCCAGTTAAGACCGTCTGCAACGGCTGCTCCTTCGCCTGCGAGATGAACGTTGAAGTTTACGACGGCATGCTCGTGAGGGCTTCAAGGGTAGAAAACTCTTGGAACAAGCATATCTGCGACGTCTGTCGCTTTAACAGGCCCTGGGCCGAGGATTTAACCGGGCCGCTCCTCAACGGAAAGCCGGTGAGCTGGGAAGAAGCCAAGAAGTTCCTCACCGAGAGGAGCTACGCCCTGATTTTGACGCCGGAGCTTACCAACGAAGAAATCGCCCGGCTCAGGGCCTTCGCTGAGGAGAAGGGCATTCCATTAGGCTCGACAGTTGGTGGAAGCATCTCCTCGGCCACACTGGAGGATGTCAGAAACGCCAGGAGGGTTCTCCTGAAGGCAGACCCGGAGAAGTTCCCGCTCCTCAAACTCCTCCTGAAGGGGAAGGAGCTCGTCGAGGAGGACCACGACGTTGTGATACTTGAGGGGTCAGCTGAACCGCTGGACGTGCCGACACTGATTCTCTACGAAGGCGTCAATGCCGCTGGTCTTATCAAGGCAGGAATAACTGGAATCCCGGAGAGCGAGGCCTATGTCGTCGTTGGCCGGCCGGCGAAAGAACTGCCCGGGGACGTCCTCGTGATTCCGGCTGGGGTGTGGGCGGAGAAGAGTGGAACAGTTACCAACGCCTTCGGGATGGAGCTGAAAATGGAGAAGGTGAGGGAAGGCTACTCGCCGGTGGAGCTTTTCTTGTGA
- the shyB gene encoding NAD(P)-dependent hydrogenase/sulfhydrogenase 2 subunit beta — translation MRYIKLPSENFEKFFKSLEAWGTVYAPVRKGSIYSFQEVHDPSEMALDYNRTMLPPKKFFFRPKEAVLRLKNGRWEEEVEAEPMVLFGLHSCDIHGLKILDRVYLDEPADPYYKSRREKTLIIGISCMPDEYCFCKSLGTHFAMDGFDLFLHELPDGWLVRIGSVRGHEIAWENGELFEDVTDEDLANFKEFEERRANAFQKELPQEGLADMLDLAYNSPVWKKYAEICLACGNCNMVCPTCRCYEVCDRWIDAYKSVRERRYDSCFMENHGLVAGGHNFRPTRLDRFRHRYYCKSYFDPSAGYNCVGCGRCDEFCPAKIEHVKVLEEVRGSLK, via the coding sequence TTGAGATACATAAAATTGCCTTCCGAAAACTTTGAGAAGTTCTTCAAGTCACTCGAAGCCTGGGGCACTGTCTATGCCCCAGTAAGGAAGGGGAGCATCTATTCTTTCCAGGAGGTTCACGACCCCAGCGAGATGGCTCTCGACTACAACAGAACCATGCTCCCGCCAAAGAAGTTCTTCTTCAGGCCTAAAGAGGCCGTTCTCAGGCTGAAAAACGGCCGCTGGGAAGAGGAGGTAGAAGCAGAGCCGATGGTTCTCTTTGGACTCCATTCCTGTGATATCCACGGCCTCAAGATACTCGACAGGGTGTACCTCGATGAGCCCGCTGACCCGTACTACAAGAGCAGGCGCGAGAAGACCCTGATAATAGGGATAAGCTGTATGCCGGACGAGTACTGCTTCTGCAAGAGCCTCGGCACGCACTTCGCCATGGACGGCTTTGACCTGTTCCTGCACGAATTGCCCGACGGATGGCTTGTGAGAATAGGCAGCGTCCGCGGCCACGAGATAGCCTGGGAAAACGGTGAGCTGTTTGAAGATGTGACCGACGAAGACCTGGCCAACTTCAAGGAGTTCGAGGAGAGGCGCGCAAATGCGTTCCAGAAGGAGCTCCCGCAGGAGGGCCTCGCCGATATGCTCGATCTGGCATACAACAGCCCGGTGTGGAAGAAGTACGCCGAGATATGCCTCGCCTGCGGTAACTGCAACATGGTCTGTCCGACGTGCCGCTGCTACGAGGTCTGCGACCGCTGGATAGATGCGTACAAATCAGTCCGCGAGAGGCGCTACGACTCGTGCTTCATGGAGAACCACGGGCTGGTTGCCGGAGGCCACAACTTCAGGCCGACCCGCTTAGACCGCTTCAGGCACCGCTACTACTGCAAGAGCTACTTTGACCCGTCAGCGGGCTACAACTGCGTCGGATGTGGAAGATGCGACGAGTTCTGCCCGGCGAAGATAGAGCACGTTAAGGTTCTTGAGGAGGTTAGGGGGTCTCTGAAATGA
- the shyC gene encoding NAD(P)-dependent hydrogenase/sulfhydrogenase 2 subunit gamma: MSENPYQTYDARILEVKDLTSREKLFTLRFLDPEVGEKFEFRPGQFVIVDIRGFGEFPISICSSPTRKGYLQLCIRKAGRMTKFIHKMKEGDIIGIRGPYGNGFPMEEMEGSNLILVAGGLGMAPLRSVLWYAIDSGKYEHIWLLYGTKAYEDILFRDEIIHLLKHGEAMNCSVKLAYEVESPSCIYLERGFSDRVCRGVVTDLFRGEEFDVEKTYALICGPPVMYKFVIRELLDRKLSPGRIYMTLERRMRCGIGKCGHCIVGTSTSIKYVCKDGPVFTYWDALSTRGLI, translated from the coding sequence ATGAGCGAGAACCCGTACCAGACGTACGACGCAAGGATTCTCGAAGTGAAGGACCTGACATCGAGGGAGAAGCTCTTCACACTACGCTTCCTCGACCCCGAAGTTGGAGAGAAGTTCGAGTTCAGGCCCGGGCAGTTCGTCATCGTTGACATACGCGGTTTCGGAGAGTTCCCGATAAGCATATGCTCGTCCCCAACGAGAAAGGGCTACCTCCAGCTCTGCATTAGAAAAGCCGGCAGAATGACAAAGTTCATACACAAGATGAAGGAGGGCGACATAATAGGGATCCGCGGGCCCTACGGAAACGGCTTCCCCATGGAGGAGATGGAGGGCTCGAACCTGATTCTTGTGGCCGGCGGCCTCGGGATGGCGCCGTTAAGATCCGTCCTCTGGTACGCGATTGATTCAGGAAAATATGAACACATCTGGCTCCTCTACGGCACGAAGGCCTACGAGGACATCCTCTTCAGGGATGAGATAATACACCTCCTGAAGCACGGCGAGGCCATGAACTGTAGCGTCAAGCTTGCCTACGAGGTTGAAAGCCCATCGTGCATCTATCTGGAGAGGGGCTTCTCCGACAGGGTGTGCAGGGGTGTCGTCACAGACCTATTCAGGGGAGAGGAGTTCGACGTGGAGAAGACCTATGCCCTCATCTGCGGCCCACCGGTCATGTACAAGTTCGTGATAAGGGAGCTCCTCGACAGAAAACTCTCACCGGGCAGGATTTACATGACGCTCGAAAGGCGCATGCGCTGTGGGATAGGCAAGTGCGGCCACTGCATCGTCGGAACGAGCACGTCCATCAAGTACGTCTGCAAGGACGGACCGGTCTTCACCTACTGGGATGCTCTCTCCACGAGGGGGTTGATATGA
- the nuoF gene encoding NADH-quinone oxidoreductase subunit NuoF, giving the protein MEASFDYMRSYPPEPGSLIPLLQRTQEKFGYLPREALEEIANYLGVPLSRVYGVATFYAQFRFEPLGKYVVKICHGTACHVNGAVNISQAITEELGIQEGQTTEDGLVTLERVACLGCCSLASVIMINDKVFGKLNPDKVRKLMRKLREGSSMSEIKAIAVGMNSCGIAAGARETYEAIKAEIERRNLDVKLKIVGCVGMCYREPLVDIITDDEIITYGHVDPKKVPRIIEEHVLNGKPVEEWIVKRDWWEDGKRKTWDVDGYFSKQVKIVLENSGYIDPENIDEYIAVGGYEALKKALKMEPEEIIDVIMKSGLRGRGGAGFPTGLKWKFAREAKGDVKYIVCNADEGDPGAFMDRNVLEGDPHRVIEGMIIGAYAIGASKGFIYVRAEYPLAIRRLKIALKQAKERGFLGENILGSGFSFDIVIKEGAGAFVCGEETALIASIEGRRGMPRPRPPYPAQKGLWGKPTNINNVETWANVPWIIKHGWEAYASIGTEKSKGTKVFALSGKIKHGGNVEVPMGTTLREILYEIGGGTKTGKRIKAVQLGGPSGGCIPEYLFDTPVDYESVNATGAIMGSGGMVVMDEDTCMVDVAKFFLDFTVKESCGKCTFCRLGTKRMWEILDRFTKGEATEEDLEKLESLAYQVKAGSLCGLGQTAPNPVLTTLRYFRDEYLTHIKGKCPAKVCKPLIRYVIITEKCTGCTACAIFCPVKAISGERLKPHVINQEECIKCGTCYEVCRFNAIEILTGGE; this is encoded by the coding sequence ATGGAAGCCTCGTTCGATTACATGCGTTCTTATCCGCCGGAACCGGGTTCCCTAATCCCTCTTCTCCAGCGAACTCAGGAAAAGTTCGGCTACCTCCCCAGGGAGGCCCTTGAGGAGATAGCTAACTACCTCGGTGTCCCGCTCAGCAGGGTCTACGGTGTCGCTACCTTCTACGCCCAGTTCAGGTTTGAACCCCTCGGAAAATACGTCGTCAAAATCTGCCACGGGACGGCATGTCACGTGAACGGTGCCGTCAATATATCCCAGGCCATAACGGAGGAGCTTGGAATCCAAGAGGGGCAGACGACAGAGGACGGCCTCGTGACGCTGGAGCGCGTCGCCTGTCTCGGATGCTGCAGTTTGGCCTCGGTCATAATGATAAACGACAAGGTCTTCGGAAAGCTGAATCCTGACAAGGTCAGGAAGCTGATGAGAAAGCTAAGGGAGGGAAGCTCGATGTCTGAAATCAAGGCCATCGCAGTCGGCATGAACTCCTGTGGAATAGCTGCCGGCGCGAGGGAAACCTACGAGGCTATAAAGGCCGAGATTGAGAGAAGAAACCTCGACGTGAAGCTCAAGATAGTCGGCTGTGTCGGCATGTGCTACCGCGAGCCACTGGTTGACATAATCACCGATGATGAGATAATCACCTACGGTCACGTCGACCCCAAGAAGGTCCCTCGTATCATAGAGGAGCACGTCCTCAACGGAAAGCCGGTCGAGGAGTGGATAGTCAAGCGCGACTGGTGGGAGGACGGCAAGAGGAAGACGTGGGACGTTGACGGCTACTTCTCCAAGCAGGTGAAAATAGTCCTTGAAAACTCTGGCTACATAGACCCCGAGAACATCGACGAGTACATCGCCGTTGGAGGCTACGAAGCCCTCAAAAAGGCCCTCAAAATGGAGCCCGAGGAGATAATAGACGTTATCATGAAGTCCGGTCTTAGGGGAAGGGGTGGTGCAGGATTCCCGACCGGCCTGAAGTGGAAGTTCGCGAGGGAAGCCAAGGGGGACGTCAAGTATATCGTCTGCAACGCCGACGAGGGCGACCCCGGTGCCTTCATGGACAGGAACGTGCTCGAAGGCGACCCGCACCGTGTTATTGAAGGCATGATAATCGGCGCCTACGCGATTGGCGCAAGTAAAGGCTTTATCTACGTCCGTGCCGAGTACCCGCTCGCCATAAGGAGGCTGAAGATAGCGCTGAAGCAAGCTAAGGAGAGGGGCTTCCTCGGCGAGAACATCCTTGGAAGCGGATTCTCCTTTGACATCGTCATCAAGGAAGGCGCCGGAGCTTTCGTCTGCGGTGAGGAAACAGCGTTGATAGCCTCCATTGAGGGCAGGCGCGGAATGCCGAGGCCGAGGCCGCCTTATCCGGCGCAGAAGGGCCTCTGGGGCAAGCCGACGAACATCAACAACGTGGAAACGTGGGCGAACGTGCCGTGGATAATCAAGCACGGCTGGGAAGCCTACGCCTCGATAGGAACCGAGAAGAGCAAGGGCACCAAAGTCTTCGCCCTCTCGGGCAAGATAAAGCACGGCGGAAACGTCGAGGTTCCGATGGGAACCACGCTGAGGGAGATACTCTACGAGATAGGCGGGGGAACCAAGACCGGCAAGAGGATAAAAGCCGTCCAGCTCGGCGGTCCCTCGGGCGGCTGTATTCCCGAGTACCTCTTCGACACCCCCGTTGACTACGAGAGCGTGAACGCTACTGGAGCGATAATGGGGAGCGGCGGAATGGTCGTCATGGACGAGGACACCTGTATGGTCGATGTGGCAAAGTTCTTCCTCGACTTTACAGTCAAGGAATCCTGCGGGAAGTGCACCTTCTGTCGTCTGGGCACTAAAAGGATGTGGGAGATCCTGGACAGGTTCACCAAAGGCGAGGCAACGGAGGAAGACCTCGAAAAGCTTGAGAGCTTGGCTTATCAGGTCAAGGCCGGCTCTCTCTGCGGCCTCGGGCAGACGGCACCTAACCCGGTTCTGACGACGCTCCGCTACTTCAGGGACGAATACCTCACCCACATCAAAGGAAAATGCCCCGCCAAGGTCTGCAAGCCGCTCATCAGGTACGTCATAATAACCGAGAAGTGCACTGGCTGTACAGCGTGTGCGATCTTCTGTCCCGTCAAGGCCATCAGCGGCGAGAGGCTTAAGCCCCACGTCATAAACCAAGAGGAGTGCATCAAGTGCGGGACCTGCTACGAGGTGTGCCGGTTCAACGCCATAGAGATTCTCACTGGGGGTGAGTGA
- the shyD gene encoding NAD(P)-dependent hydrogenase/sulfhydrogenase 2 subunit delta produces the protein MMEELKLGVFELTDCGGCALNILFLYEKLFDLLEFYEITEFHMATSLSEGNHYDVALVTGTVSTQRDLNLLKEARNHSEYLIALGTCATHGSVQGSVELPIREKLKAVYGDGGNPMRALDSKPVVEYVAVDFALPGCPYDKEEVYQVLMDIAKGIEPVRKDYPVCLECKLNEYECVLVKRGLPCLGPITYGGCKAVCVRSGLGCIGCRGPLPGEVNPASEYEILKSLGYDDEYIVRKFKTFARWEP, from the coding sequence ATGATGGAGGAGCTCAAGCTGGGGGTTTTCGAGCTTACAGACTGCGGCGGCTGTGCACTAAACATTCTCTTCCTCTACGAGAAGCTCTTTGACCTCCTCGAGTTCTACGAGATAACCGAGTTCCACATGGCGACCAGCCTGAGCGAGGGGAACCACTACGACGTGGCACTCGTAACGGGAACCGTCTCGACCCAGCGCGACCTGAACCTGCTCAAGGAGGCGAGGAACCACTCGGAGTACCTCATAGCCCTGGGGACATGTGCGACCCACGGCTCCGTTCAGGGGAGCGTTGAGCTACCCATCAGGGAGAAGCTGAAGGCAGTCTACGGAGACGGTGGGAACCCGATGCGCGCCCTCGACTCCAAACCGGTGGTTGAGTACGTCGCCGTTGATTTTGCCCTTCCGGGATGTCCGTACGACAAGGAGGAAGTATACCAGGTGCTCATGGACATCGCCAAGGGCATCGAGCCCGTTAGAAAGGACTACCCGGTCTGCCTTGAGTGCAAGCTCAACGAGTACGAGTGTGTGCTGGTGAAGAGAGGCCTTCCCTGCCTCGGCCCGATAACCTACGGCGGCTGCAAAGCCGTCTGCGTGCGCTCCGGCCTCGGGTGCATAGGGTGCAGAGGCCCCCTGCCAGGAGAGGTGAACCCGGCCAGCGAGTACGAGATACTCAAGAGCCTCGGCTACGATGACGAGTACATCGTGAGAAAGTTCAAGACCTTTGCGAGGTGGGAGCCATGA
- the shyA gene encoding NAD(P)-dependent hydrogenase/sulfhydrogenase 2 subunit alpha: MMIEMREFTRVEGNGKAEIVIEDGEVKDVRLQIIEGPRFFELLTLGRHYYDVPDLEARICAICYLSHSVASVIGIERAFGVEVPEEVTLLRELGLIGELLESHALHLYLLVAPDVFGYPDAIRMATKHGELVKEGLALKAFGNRLRVMVGGREIHGINVKPGGFGRYPTVDELEEIERESEALLRLARRAVRLFAQLDPYGAKAKHFVATEGYLWGEKLISDEPGEFHYTERIEEHSLVYSFAKQSRYKGESFLVGALPRLLLKSEMLTPTAGRLFEEHREKLETGYVSYNNLAQAIELVYSLERANEIAKTLLDRGIEGENVPVEPREGEGIGYVEAPRGLLIHHYRIDASGKVAYSNIITPTALNHAMIEASLLEEARKLYGEADEGTMMQRLEETVRAFDPCISCSVHLVKL; the protein is encoded by the coding sequence ATGATGATTGAGATGCGGGAATTCACGCGCGTTGAGGGCAACGGCAAAGCCGAGATAGTCATAGAGGACGGCGAGGTAAAGGACGTCAGGCTTCAGATCATCGAAGGGCCGAGATTCTTCGAACTGCTCACCCTGGGAAGACACTACTACGATGTCCCGGACCTTGAAGCGAGGATATGCGCCATCTGCTATTTATCGCACAGCGTTGCCTCGGTCATTGGAATCGAGAGGGCCTTTGGGGTTGAAGTCCCGGAGGAGGTAACGCTCCTCAGGGAGCTCGGACTCATAGGCGAACTGCTCGAAAGCCATGCGTTGCATCTATACCTCCTCGTTGCACCTGACGTCTTCGGCTACCCCGACGCAATAAGGATGGCCACGAAGCACGGCGAACTCGTGAAGGAGGGACTGGCGCTCAAAGCCTTTGGCAACAGGCTCAGGGTAATGGTGGGCGGCAGGGAGATACACGGCATAAACGTCAAGCCCGGCGGCTTCGGCAGGTATCCAACCGTTGACGAGCTGGAGGAGATAGAGAGGGAAAGCGAAGCCCTTCTAAGACTGGCAAGACGTGCCGTGAGGCTCTTCGCACAGTTAGACCCCTACGGGGCAAAAGCGAAACACTTCGTCGCCACCGAAGGCTACCTCTGGGGTGAAAAGCTGATATCCGACGAACCCGGGGAGTTCCACTACACCGAGAGGATAGAGGAGCACTCCCTAGTTTACAGCTTCGCCAAGCAGAGCCGCTACAAGGGCGAGTCCTTCCTTGTCGGAGCGCTGCCGAGACTGCTCCTCAAGTCGGAGATGCTCACGCCCACTGCCGGGAGGCTCTTTGAGGAGCACAGGGAGAAATTGGAAACCGGCTACGTCAGCTACAACAACCTGGCCCAGGCGATAGAGCTGGTCTATTCCCTTGAGAGGGCAAACGAAATAGCAAAGACCCTGCTCGATAGGGGCATCGAAGGGGAAAACGTCCCCGTTGAGCCAAGGGAAGGGGAAGGAATCGGCTACGTCGAGGCTCCGAGGGGGCTACTCATACACCACTACAGGATAGACGCCAGCGGTAAGGTCGCTTACTCCAACATAATAACCCCAACCGCGCTGAACCACGCGATGATAGAGGCCAGCCTGCTGGAGGAGGCAAGGAAACTGTACGGTGAGGCCGACGAGGGGACGATGATGCAGAGGCTTGAGGAGACGGTGAGGGCATTCGACCCGTGCATCTCCTGCTCCGTGCACTTGGTGAAGCTCTGA
- a CDS encoding DUF257 family protein gives MLSTERVYEYLDSVFFGDVILVENESPYGTALMTHLIAEYGRKKGVPVYVDDILDSLHVVREHLRFLGIDEDFSDVSVIKTGGVKSIGNVVARIGIESDAARYLNRHREALREAAPGKRYIHITLGIERLFAFFESKREFYMTTGAIKERLGDESHVSFYILNRSVVSALRTNPIPELEEIATTVVRIQLRNKRHALVFAKGPTLRIVDGDMIAYLDGSAR, from the coding sequence ATGCTTTCCACGGAAAGGGTTTATGAGTATTTGGACAGCGTCTTTTTCGGCGACGTAATCCTGGTGGAGAACGAATCCCCCTACGGGACCGCCCTGATGACCCATCTGATAGCAGAGTACGGAAGAAAGAAGGGGGTACCCGTTTACGTGGATGATATCCTGGATTCGCTTCACGTAGTCAGGGAACATCTCCGTTTCCTCGGAATAGACGAGGATTTTTCAGATGTCAGCGTCATAAAAACGGGCGGGGTCAAGAGCATCGGAAACGTCGTGGCGAGGATAGGCATAGAGAGCGACGCCGCCAGGTATCTGAACCGGCACAGGGAGGCCCTCAGAGAAGCGGCCCCCGGCAAGAGGTACATACACATAACCCTCGGCATAGAGAGACTGTTCGCATTCTTTGAAAGCAAACGCGAGTTCTACATGACGACCGGGGCCATAAAGGAGCGGCTTGGAGACGAGAGCCACGTCTCGTTCTACATACTGAACAGAAGTGTAGTTTCCGCCCTCAGAACCAACCCGATACCGGAGCTGGAGGAGATAGCCACAACCGTCGTAAGGATTCAGCTGCGGAACAAGCGGCACGCCCTCGTCTTCGCCAAGGGGCCTACCCTCAGGATAGTCGACGGCGACATGATAGCATACCTGGACGGGAGTGCAAGGTGA